The Methylomagnum ishizawai genome has a window encoding:
- the tsaE gene encoding tRNA (adenosine(37)-N6)-threonylcarbamoyltransferase complex ATPase subunit type 1 TsaE, which produces MNTVLDLPDEAATLEFAARLYRHLPPGCLVYLHGNLGAGKTTFVRGCLRSTGFTGAVKSPTFTLVEEYALPDRTLFHFDLYRLNDPEELEWMGIRDYLRPGATCFIEWPGRGAGLLPGADLDIRLEILGGSRRATLAADSEQGRAILAAWAAG; this is translated from the coding sequence ATGAACACGGTCCTGGACCTGCCCGACGAGGCCGCCACCCTCGAATTCGCCGCCCGGCTCTACCGCCATCTGCCGCCGGGCTGCCTGGTCTATCTACATGGCAATCTCGGCGCGGGCAAAACCACCTTCGTGCGCGGTTGCCTACGCTCGACCGGCTTCACCGGCGCGGTGAAAAGCCCGACCTTCACCCTGGTCGAGGAATACGCGCTGCCCGACCGTACCCTGTTCCATTTCGACCTGTACCGGCTGAACGACCCGGAGGAATTGGAATGGATGGGCATCCGCGATTATCTCCGGCCCGGAGCCACCTGTTTCATCGAATGGCCCGGACGCGGCGCGGGACTCCTGCCCGGAGCCGACCTGGATATCCGCCTGGAAATCCTGGGGGGAAGCCGCCGCGCCACGCTGGCGGCGGATAGCGAACAGGGCAGGGCGATCCTGGCCGCGTGGGCGGCGGGGTGA
- a CDS encoding FAD-dependent oxidoreductase, whose translation MNEKTLATLIIGGGPAGISILLAARRAGLLETLIQRGMKVLEQTPGLGAGELGTYVIRSDSFADSFISSPNDEGIPSLRHLMDYYPGSHLNNLRGSPVELTIAAEYLSEIGKELHHWDMVNNLGIFSTNITAMASHLDEQGSWATICQNSDGTTQKFHSKSLILATGADQTLGPLYSIPVCGEPLLPRFADKTILSKHALALAGPSLLSSRLRDIRQPRIAIVGGSHSALSSVWVCLNKLEDVNTQNIAITVLHKNKLALTYSSPEAAHQDGYYDFGRKDICPKTGRVYPLAGFRSDSRELMRRIWGLGGLPIETRIKLLKLGCDSSQEARRVLEQADIIIAALGYRPRALPLFNAQGNPIALKSQLTYKAPLVDHDSRVLDSHNKPIRNVYCMGLSAGYPLAGRYGEPSFNGEANGIALWQSDIGGGILQQILKTG comes from the coding sequence ATGAACGAAAAAACCTTAGCAACCCTAATTATCGGTGGCGGCCCAGCCGGAATATCCATATTGCTCGCAGCCCGTCGCGCGGGATTATTAGAAACGCTGATACAGCGGGGCATGAAAGTTCTAGAGCAAACTCCAGGATTAGGGGCGGGCGAACTCGGAACCTATGTGATCCGCTCCGACAGTTTCGCCGATAGTTTCATCTCCTCGCCGAATGACGAGGGCATCCCCAGTCTCCGGCACTTGATGGATTATTATCCGGGCTCACACCTCAACAACCTTCGCGGCAGCCCAGTTGAACTGACCATAGCAGCGGAATATTTATCAGAAATCGGTAAAGAACTACACCACTGGGATATGGTTAACAACCTAGGCATATTTTCTACAAACATAACCGCTATGGCATCGCATCTCGACGAGCAAGGATCATGGGCGACGATATGTCAAAACTCCGATGGAACAACCCAGAAGTTCCACTCGAAGTCATTGATACTTGCCACAGGTGCCGACCAAACGCTAGGGCCGTTATATTCGATCCCGGTTTGCGGAGAACCCTTGCTGCCGCGATTCGCGGATAAAACGATATTATCAAAGCACGCTTTGGCCTTGGCCGGTCCAAGCCTGCTCTCTTCCCGCCTGCGCGATATCCGTCAACCACGGATAGCCATCGTGGGAGGGTCGCATAGCGCCCTTTCATCCGTTTGGGTCTGCCTGAACAAGTTGGAAGATGTTAATACCCAAAACATCGCGATTACCGTGCTGCATAAGAACAAACTCGCGCTGACTTATTCCTCGCCGGAAGCGGCACACCAGGATGGATATTATGATTTCGGACGGAAAGATATCTGCCCAAAAACAGGCCGGGTATACCCACTCGCCGGATTTCGTAGCGACTCACGGGAATTGATGCGGAGAATATGGGGATTGGGCGGTCTGCCAATTGAGACCCGGATTAAATTATTAAAGCTAGGATGTGATTCAAGCCAAGAGGCAAGGCGGGTGTTGGAACAAGCGGATATCATCATCGCCGCTTTGGGCTATCGGCCTAGAGCCTTACCCCTCTTCAATGCCCAAGGCAACCCAATCGCCCTCAAAAGCCAATTGACATATAAAGCACCATTGGTTGACCACGATAGCCGCGTTCTCGATTCGCATAACAAGCCGATTCGCAATGTGTATTGTATGGGACTATCCGCTGGCTACCCCTTGGCCGGAAGATATGGCGAACCTAGTTTTAATGGGGAAGCCAACGGGATCGCCCTGTGGCAATCCGATATTGGCGGCGGGATTTTGCAACAAATCCTCAAAACAGGATAG
- a CDS encoding histone deacetylase family protein: protein MNTLLYTHPIFLHHETGLGHPESAARLESIAKALERPEFAALDRRLAPKADLDTVRLIHSEKHIKRVFDRVPKIGFGYLDADTILSPESGDAALHAVGAACAAVDAVFAKAARNGFCALRPPGHHATPEQAMGFCLFNNVAIAAEHARKQHGIKKVAILDFDVHHGNGTQDAFAKNPEVLYASTHQSPWYPDTGHAHETGVGNIMNAPLAAGSGSKEFRAALTDRMLPFIDKFAPELVLISAGFDAHRDDPLGELQLSEDDYAWATGELMKLADRHCGGRVVSLLEGGYHLDALGRSVAAHVRALMSV from the coding sequence ATGAACACCTTGCTTTATACCCACCCCATCTTCCTACACCACGAAACCGGCCTGGGCCATCCCGAAAGCGCCGCCCGCCTGGAATCGATTGCCAAGGCGCTGGAAAGGCCCGAGTTCGCCGCGTTGGACCGGCGGCTAGCGCCCAAGGCCGACCTCGACACCGTGCGGCTGATCCACAGCGAAAAGCACATCAAGCGGGTGTTCGATAGGGTGCCCAAGATCGGCTTCGGCTACCTGGACGCCGACACCATCCTGTCGCCGGAATCGGGCGACGCCGCCTTGCACGCTGTCGGTGCGGCCTGCGCCGCCGTGGACGCGGTGTTCGCCAAGGCGGCGCGGAATGGCTTTTGCGCCCTCCGCCCGCCGGGGCACCATGCCACGCCCGAACAGGCCATGGGCTTCTGCCTGTTCAACAATGTCGCCATCGCCGCCGAACATGCCCGCAAACAACATGGCATCAAGAAGGTGGCGATCCTGGATTTCGATGTCCACCACGGCAACGGTACCCAGGACGCCTTCGCCAAGAACCCGGAAGTCCTGTACGCCTCCACCCATCAATCGCCTTGGTATCCCGATACCGGCCACGCCCATGAAACCGGGGTGGGCAACATCATGAACGCGCCCCTCGCCGCGGGCAGCGGTTCTAAAGAATTCCGCGCCGCCCTCACGGATAGGATGCTGCCTTTCATCGACAAGTTCGCGCCGGAACTGGTGTTGATTTCGGCGGGTTTCGACGCCCACCGCGACGATCCCCTGGGTGAATTGCAGCTTAGCGAGGACGATTACGCCTGGGCCACGGGCGAGTTGATGAAACTCGCCGATAGGCATTGCGGGGGGAGGGTGGTTTCCCTCCTGGAAGGGGGCTATCACCTGGACGCATTGGGCCGCAGCGTGGCGGCGCATGTACGGGCGCTGATGTCGGTGTAG
- a CDS encoding class I SAM-dependent methyltransferase produces MDDKFFYAITNRKELFKLLPKDTIGCEIGVQRGHFSAIILENANPNQLHLIDPWRFSEIAEYSADGANVQQVEQDKIHRGVVKRFKSEISTQKVILHRKTSAEALSDFEDGSLDFVYVDGMHHYEAVLNDLVGYAAKLKPGGLLLGHDYSENYHSHRMGFGVVGAVTSFLNRTNYKIILLTHETWSTYVLANDTTTGAAQYLIKRLMQSNIEFVALPQLLSASLKHISFKRETGNLRWIPCF; encoded by the coding sequence ATGGACGATAAATTTTTCTACGCCATCACCAACCGTAAGGAACTTTTCAAGCTCTTGCCCAAGGACACTATCGGCTGCGAGATTGGAGTTCAGCGCGGCCATTTTTCAGCGATTATTCTCGAAAACGCAAATCCAAACCAACTCCACTTGATTGATCCTTGGCGCTTTTCTGAAATCGCCGAATATTCCGCCGACGGGGCCAACGTCCAACAAGTGGAACAAGATAAAATACACCGAGGCGTGGTCAAACGGTTTAAATCCGAAATCTCCACACAAAAAGTGATCCTCCATCGAAAAACCAGTGCCGAAGCCTTGTCCGATTTCGAAGACGGCTCATTGGATTTCGTTTATGTGGATGGCATGCATCACTATGAGGCGGTTTTGAATGATTTGGTCGGATACGCGGCCAAACTCAAGCCGGGCGGGCTGCTCTTAGGGCATGACTATAGCGAAAACTACCATTCTCATAGGATGGGTTTCGGGGTGGTGGGCGCGGTTACTTCGTTCCTCAACAGAACGAACTATAAAATAATTCTGCTCACCCATGAAACTTGGTCAACCTATGTACTGGCAAACGACACAACGACCGGTGCCGCCCAATATCTCATCAAGCGGCTAATGCAATCCAATATTGAATTCGTCGCGCTGCCCCAGCTTTTGTCGGCGTCGCTCAAGCACATCAGTTTCAAACGCGAAACCGGCAATTTACGCTGGATACCCTGTTTCTAA
- a CDS encoding HesA/MoeB/ThiF family protein yields the protein MDDHQLLRYSRQILLPQIDIEGQQKLLNARILVIGLGGLGSPAAMYLAAAGIGELVLNDYDRVDLSNLQRQIIHGTDNLGEPKVESARKTLARLNPDITLRTLDRRLEGADLDAAVAAVDVVLDCSDNFATRFAVNAACVKARKPLVSGAVIRFEGQLAVFTPEQPDSPCYNCLYPAQGELPDSCARNGVIAPLPGIVGGMQALEAMKLLLGIGETASGRLLLFDALNLEWRQMKLRRNPHCPTCGAGE from the coding sequence ATGGACGACCATCAACTCCTGAGATATAGCCGCCAAATCCTGTTGCCCCAGATCGATATCGAGGGCCAGCAAAAGCTGCTGAATGCCCGCATCCTGGTGATCGGGCTGGGCGGGCTGGGTTCGCCCGCCGCCATGTACCTCGCCGCCGCCGGGATCGGCGAACTGGTGCTGAACGATTACGACCGGGTCGATCTTTCCAACCTGCAACGCCAGATCATCCATGGCACCGACAACCTGGGCGAACCCAAGGTCGAATCGGCCCGCAAGACCCTGGCCCGGCTCAATCCCGATATCACGCTCCGCACCCTGGATCGCCGCCTGGAAGGCGCGGACCTGGACGCCGCCGTGGCCGCGGTGGATGTGGTGTTGGATTGCTCGGACAATTTCGCCACCCGGTTCGCGGTCAACGCCGCCTGCGTCAAGGCCCGGAAGCCCTTGGTGTCCGGCGCGGTGATCCGCTTCGAGGGGCAACTGGCGGTATTCACCCCGGAGCAGCCCGACAGCCCGTGCTACAACTGCCTGTATCCGGCGCAAGGGGAACTGCCGGACAGCTGTGCCCGCAACGGTGTCATCGCGCCCCTGCCCGGTATCGTCGGCGGGATGCAGGCGCTGGAGGCGATGAAATTATTGCTGGGGATCGGCGAGACGGCATCCGGGCGATTACTGCTGTTCGATGCCCTGAACCTGGAATGGCGGCAGATGAAATTGCGGAGGAATCCGCATTGCCCGACTTGCGGGGCGGGGGAATGA
- a CDS encoding NAD(P)H-hydrate dehydratase → MIQTQPRTLPKELHRAQEVRAMDRYAIDTLGIPGLELMHRAGAAAFAALCGRWPTARTLSAICGAGNNGGDAYVVARLAHAAGWDVRVYPVAPLAGLKGDALAAYQEYRAAGGAVLDFIPADFEGAEILVDGLFGTGLDREIEGLFAEVVRAVNRFRGKVLALDIPSGLCADTGAVLGVAVRADVTVSFIGLKQGLCTGEGLEYAGELVFADLETPPMVKHAVKPSALLLPPLAQGLPPRPRYAHKGHFGHVLVLGGEQGYSGAARLAAEAAARVGAGLVSLATRPEHAAFLNLDRPELMCHGVARRDEVENLLGRATVAAVGPGLGRSDWAALLLDAAVDSGLPLVVDADALNLLAAQPRRCERWVLTPHPGEAGRLLGTGTAAVQRDRYAAARALQDRYGGVVVLKGSGTLIAGADELPRVCIAGNPGMASGGMGDVLTGVVAGLLAQGLEPLEAATLGVRLHAAAGDEAARDGERGLLAGDLMTPLRRWVNR, encoded by the coding sequence ATGATCCAAACCCAGCCCCGAACCCTGCCCAAAGAACTGCACCGCGCCCAGGAGGTGCGGGCCATGGACCGCTACGCCATCGACACCCTGGGCATTCCGGGGCTGGAGCTGATGCATCGGGCCGGGGCCGCCGCTTTCGCCGCGCTGTGCGGGCGTTGGCCCACGGCGCGGACCCTCTCGGCCATTTGCGGGGCCGGCAATAACGGCGGCGATGCCTATGTGGTGGCGCGGCTAGCCCACGCGGCGGGCTGGGATGTCAGGGTCTATCCGGTCGCGCCCTTGGCGGGGCTGAAGGGCGATGCGCTGGCCGCCTATCAAGAATACCGGGCGGCGGGCGGCGCGGTGCTGGATTTCATTCCGGCGGATTTCGAGGGCGCGGAAATCCTGGTGGACGGCCTGTTCGGCACCGGGCTGGACCGCGAGATCGAGGGCTTGTTCGCCGAGGTCGTCCGCGCCGTCAACCGCTTCCGGGGCAAGGTGCTGGCCTTGGATATTCCCTCCGGCCTGTGCGCCGATACCGGGGCGGTGTTGGGCGTGGCGGTGCGGGCGGATGTCACGGTCAGCTTCATCGGCCTGAAACAGGGCTTGTGTACCGGCGAGGGCTTGGAATACGCGGGCGAACTGGTGTTCGCCGATTTGGAGACACCGCCCATGGTGAAACACGCGGTCAAGCCTTCGGCCCTGTTGCTGCCGCCCTTGGCGCAGGGTTTGCCGCCGCGTCCGCGCTACGCCCATAAGGGCCATTTCGGCCACGTGCTGGTGCTGGGCGGCGAACAGGGCTATAGCGGCGCGGCGCGGCTGGCGGCGGAAGCGGCGGCGCGGGTCGGGGCGGGGCTGGTGAGCCTCGCCACCCGCCCGGAACACGCCGCCTTCCTCAACCTGGACCGGCCCGAACTCATGTGCCACGGCGTGGCCCGGCGCGACGAGGTGGAAAACCTCCTGGGCCGGGCCACGGTGGCGGCGGTGGGGCCGGGGCTGGGGCGTTCGGACTGGGCGGCGCTGTTGCTGGATGCCGCCGTGGACAGCGGTTTGCCCTTGGTGGTCGATGCCGATGCCTTGAACCTCCTGGCCGCGCAGCCGCGCCGGTGCGAGCGCTGGGTCTTGACCCCGCATCCGGGCGAGGCCGGGCGCTTGCTCGGGACCGGCACGGCGGCGGTGCAGCGCGACCGCTATGCCGCCGCCCGCGCCTTGCAGGACCGCTATGGCGGCGTGGTGGTGCTGAAAGGCTCGGGCACGCTCATCGCGGGCGCGGACGAATTGCCCAGGGTGTGCATCGCGGGCAATCCCGGCATGGCCAGCGGCGGCATGGGCGATGTGCTGACCGGGGTGGTCGCGGGGTTGTTGGCCCAGGGGTTGGAGCCGCTGGAAGCCGCCACCCTGGGCGTGCGCCTCCATGCCGCCGCCGGCGACGAAGCCGCCCGCGATGGCGAGCGCGGCCTGTTGGCGGGCGATTTGATGACCCCCTTGCGCCGCTGGGTGAACCGATGA
- a CDS encoding IS5 family transposase, which yields MSCLEISDRLWEHVEPLLEPFKRRRPGGSKPLEFRTVMNGILYVLKTGCQWDCLPACYGSKSAVHEHFQRWVAAGVFKEMFRWSAAEYEELEGFDLAWQSMDGSLVQAPVRQTRCQKDEGLGRNPTDRGRSGGKIHLQVDGKGMPFAVAQAGANVHDSRLVTVTVEAAVIEAPADAGQSPRHLCLDKGYGYERVEREVAGLGYTPHIRKIGEEKRSCDSEPTHPARRWVVERAFAWLKGFRAIRTRYTCRGANYLAFLQLACALILGRRIEAKTV from the coding sequence ATGAGTTGCCTGGAAATCTCGGACCGGCTGTGGGAGCACGTGGAGCCATTGTTGGAGCCGTTCAAGCGGCGCAGGCCGGGCGGCTCCAAGCCGCTGGAGTTCCGGACGGTCATGAACGGGATTCTGTATGTGCTCAAGACCGGTTGCCAATGGGATTGCCTGCCGGCCTGCTACGGCTCGAAAAGCGCGGTCCACGAGCACTTTCAGAGATGGGTTGCCGCCGGCGTGTTCAAGGAGATGTTCCGCTGGTCGGCGGCGGAGTACGAGGAACTCGAGGGGTTCGACCTGGCTTGGCAGTCGATGGACGGCAGCCTGGTGCAGGCCCCGGTCCGCCAGACCCGCTGCCAGAAGGACGAGGGCCTGGGGCGCAATCCCACGGATCGTGGGCGCAGCGGTGGCAAGATCCACCTTCAGGTGGACGGGAAGGGGATGCCTTTCGCCGTCGCGCAGGCCGGGGCCAACGTGCACGACAGCCGCCTGGTGACGGTCACCGTCGAGGCGGCCGTGATCGAGGCACCCGCCGACGCCGGGCAAAGTCCCAGGCATCTTTGCCTGGACAAAGGGTATGGCTACGAACGGGTCGAGCGGGAAGTCGCGGGACTGGGCTACACCCCCCATATCCGCAAGATCGGCGAGGAGAAGCGTTCCTGCGACTCCGAGCCAACCCACCCCGCGCGGAGGTGGGTGGTCGAGCGCGCTTTCGCCTGGCTCAAGGGCTTCCGGGCCATCCGAACCCGCTACACCTGCCGGGGAGCCAACTATCTGGCCTTCCTTCAGTTGGCGTGCGCCCTGATCCTGGGAAGACGGATCGAGGCCAAAACCGTGTAA
- a CDS encoding 6-phosphogluconolactonase: protein MPSLYISDNLDAIASEVARMIVSIIGDVLSTKPYCIWVPSAGRTLIATWAKLRELYSGAVDWQRVVCVQMDEYYGVPPANPTSFAWQLDNELIKPLGIKRLITFLNADGELKLTPQNYERQLYGLGGIDCAVHGVGRNAHIGFNEPSPHASLNATRIVALSTDTRAANQVEYTHGITLGLDALTSARHSLVVIVGMEKRFATESLLTLPNTPANPVSYLRARQNTSAFIDSSTISATILEHIRANRLPSGFCLH from the coding sequence ATGCCCAGCCTATATATTTCAGATAATCTTGACGCTATCGCAAGCGAGGTTGCCCGAATGATTGTATCTATCATCGGCGACGTGCTGTCCACTAAGCCTTATTGTATATGGGTTCCATCGGCTGGCCGTACCCTGATCGCCACTTGGGCCAAACTGCGCGAGCTATATTCTGGAGCTGTGGATTGGCAAAGGGTCGTTTGCGTTCAGATGGATGAATATTACGGTGTCCCGCCCGCCAACCCGACGAGCTTCGCGTGGCAACTCGATAATGAACTAATAAAGCCACTCGGCATCAAAAGGTTAATTACCTTTTTGAATGCCGACGGGGAACTTAAGCTTACGCCCCAAAACTACGAGCGCCAGTTATACGGGCTTGGCGGCATTGACTGCGCGGTGCATGGGGTTGGACGCAACGCCCATATTGGGTTTAACGAACCATCGCCCCACGCTTCGCTTAATGCGACCAGAATCGTAGCGCTATCCACCGATACCCGAGCGGCCAACCAGGTCGAATATACCCATGGAATTACCCTTGGTTTGGATGCGCTCACCAGCGCACGGCATTCGCTTGTGGTGATTGTCGGGATGGAGAAACGATTCGCGACAGAGTCATTGCTGACTTTGCCCAATACACCGGCCAATCCAGTATCTTATTTGCGGGCAAGGCAAAATACATCTGCTTTTATAGACAGCAGCACCATATCTGCGACAATATTAGAGCACATTCGCGCCAACCGCTTGCCGAGTGGATTTTGCCTCCACTAG
- a CDS encoding N-acetylmuramoyl-L-alanine amidase family protein — protein sequence MNKKSVWGGLLWLAVWVSGESGAAAVWVKSVQWTAGPHPRLMVDFSGVPGYRVASLGGDAPLAIELADTALAGGLAQPPAAHPVAARIGSLPGKAKGSLRLLVETKRNAPHQARMEQWPDHARLTVEWAASAAPVPAAASTNSARARAKPAHSFVVAIDAGHGGKDTGAIGPGGTLEKNVVMAIARKLAGYIQAEPGMKAVLVRRGDEFVDLRHRAAIARKVRADLFVSIHADAYTDGGVKGSSVYTLSEHGASSEAARWLADSENAALVGGPKLKDKNKLLASVLVDLSKNATLDASDKAAEKVLRELRRDFAVHHDEVQKAEFAVLKSLDVPSMLVETAFISNPEEERNLTNNAHQDRVARSVFRGIRAYCAESRRAGAAAGLRVAEVP from the coding sequence ATGAACAAAAAGTCCGTATGGGGTGGTTTGTTGTGGCTCGCCGTGTGGGTGTCCGGGGAGTCCGGCGCGGCGGCGGTCTGGGTGAAATCGGTGCAATGGACGGCGGGGCCGCACCCGCGCCTGATGGTGGATTTCAGCGGGGTGCCGGGATATCGGGTGGCCAGCCTGGGCGGCGACGCGCCGCTCGCCATCGAACTGGCCGATACCGCCCTGGCCGGGGGCTTGGCGCAACCGCCCGCCGCCCATCCGGTCGCGGCCCGGATCGGCTCCCTGCCCGGCAAGGCCAAGGGCAGCCTCCGCCTCCTGGTCGAGACCAAGCGCAACGCCCCCCATCAGGCCCGCATGGAGCAATGGCCCGACCACGCCCGCCTGACCGTGGAATGGGCCGCGTCCGCCGCCCCGGTCCCCGCCGCTGCTTCCACCAATTCCGCCCGCGCCCGTGCCAAACCGGCCCATTCCTTCGTGGTCGCCATCGACGCCGGGCACGGCGGCAAGGACACCGGGGCCATCGGACCCGGCGGTACTTTGGAAAAAAACGTGGTGATGGCGATTGCCCGCAAGCTGGCTGGGTATATCCAGGCCGAGCCGGGGATGAAGGCGGTCTTGGTGCGGCGCGGCGATGAGTTCGTCGATCTGCGTCACCGCGCCGCCATCGCCCGCAAGGTGCGGGCCGATTTGTTCGTGTCCATCCATGCCGACGCCTATACCGACGGCGGGGTGAAGGGTTCCTCGGTGTATACGCTGTCGGAACACGGCGCGTCCAGCGAGGCGGCGCGGTGGCTGGCCGACAGCGAGAACGCCGCCTTGGTGGGCGGCCCCAAGCTCAAGGACAAGAACAAGCTGCTGGCCTCGGTGCTGGTGGACCTGTCCAAGAACGCCACCCTGGACGCCAGCGACAAGGCGGCGGAAAAGGTATTGCGGGAATTGAGGCGGGATTTCGCCGTGCATCACGACGAGGTGCAGAAGGCCGAGTTCGCGGTGCTGAAATCGCTGGACGTGCCGTCCATGCTGGTCGAGACCGCCTTCATCTCCAACCCGGAGGAGGAACGCAACCTGACCAACAACGCCCACCAGGACCGGGTGGCGCGTTCGGTGTTCCGGGGGATCAGGGCGTATTGTGCGGAGTCGCGCCGGGCGGGGGCGGCGGCGGGGTTGCGGGTGGCGGAGGTGCCTTGA